One segment of Methylotuvimicrobium sp. KM2 DNA contains the following:
- the rlmB gene encoding 23S rRNA (guanosine(2251)-2'-O)-methyltransferase RlmB, with the protein MSRVKIYGIHSVQAALDYSPQHIHQAWVDSHRQDRRLSQLLEDLKKIGINPEKVDRKKLDRLADGNNHQSIVLEIELPSAQSEDALKQAVSSLTGMPLFLVLDNVQDPHNLGACLRTADATGVHGVIITKDNAVGITPTVCKVASGAAETVPVYQVTNLSRTLRWLKDQGIWIFGAAGEAEQTLYQCDFKLPMALVIGAEGKGMRRLTREQCDWLVKLPMQGSVSSLNLSVATGAMLYEVVRQRSIPS; encoded by the coding sequence ATGAGCCGAGTTAAAATCTACGGCATTCATTCGGTCCAGGCGGCACTCGATTATTCGCCTCAGCATATTCATCAGGCTTGGGTTGACTCGCACCGTCAGGACCGACGTTTAAGTCAATTGCTCGAAGACTTGAAAAAGATCGGTATTAACCCCGAAAAAGTCGACCGAAAAAAACTGGATCGCCTTGCCGATGGTAATAATCATCAAAGTATCGTGCTTGAAATCGAACTCCCTTCGGCGCAATCGGAAGATGCATTGAAGCAGGCGGTTTCCAGTCTTACCGGCATGCCGTTGTTTTTGGTTTTGGATAATGTTCAGGACCCGCATAACCTCGGAGCATGCTTAAGGACGGCCGATGCTACCGGCGTGCATGGCGTGATTATCACGAAGGACAATGCGGTCGGTATTACGCCGACGGTTTGTAAGGTTGCGAGCGGCGCGGCCGAGACCGTGCCGGTCTATCAAGTTACGAACCTGTCCCGAACTTTGCGTTGGCTGAAAGATCAGGGGATTTGGATTTTCGGCGCAGCCGGCGAGGCCGAGCAAACGCTTTATCAATGTGATTTCAAATTACCTATGGCCTTGGTGATCGGTGCCGAGGGTAAAGGTATGCGGCGTTTGACTCGTGAGCAATGCGACTGGTTGGTCAAATTACCGATGCAGGGTAGTGTTTCCAGTCTCAATTTGTCGGTCGCGACCGGTGCGATGCTGTATGAGGTCGTTCGTCAAAGATCTATCCCATCATAG
- the rnr gene encoding ribonuclease R encodes MKSKDKKPNFTPTRDPYAEREAAKYENPIPSRELILDLLAHVGKPLSRDQISQEFQLESPDQLEALRRRLRAMERDGQLLFNRRQKYCRVNSKDLIAGRIIGHADGFGFLKPDDGSDDLFLSPREMRSVLHNDRAVARIAGLDRKGRREGAIVEVLERNTKQVVGRFFTDKGVNYVVPDNKNLAQDVLIPGDETGKAKKGDIVVAEILEQPSKTNQPIGRVAEVLGKHLAPGMEIEMAIRSHGLPHVWPEEVEQEIQAFSDEVPEAAKEGRVDLRDVPLVTIDGEDARDFDDAVYCRKTGKGWKLFVAIADVSHYVAINSALDIEAKNRSTSVYFPEQVIPMLPEILSNGLCSLNPNVDRLCMVCEMTINAEGQMTRSCFFEAVMRSHARLTYTEVASMLVDGNKALIKKYKPLMPHLQELYALYKAMCLSREKRGAMDFDTQETRIIFGSERKIEKIVPVVRNDAHKLIEEFMITANMAAAKFLNRRKMPKLLRIHDGPGPEKLLALKTFLGELGLSLGGGDKPTPLDYMHLVDSIKGRPDAHLIQTVLLRSMSQAVYSPDLKGHFGLALEAYAHFTSPIRRYPDLLVHRAIRHCLQDKKPESYHYGFPDMVTLGEHCSTNERRADDATRDVVSWLKCEYMMDKVGEEFPGIISAVTSFGFFVELADIYVEGLVHISNLAQDYFHFDAASHQLIGERTGIRYRLGDTVQVKVVRVNLDDKKIDFELVKVTALAKRPKKRRRKK; translated from the coding sequence TTGAAGTCTAAAGATAAAAAACCAAATTTTACTCCGACCCGAGACCCTTATGCAGAGCGCGAGGCGGCGAAATACGAGAACCCGATTCCTAGTCGGGAGTTGATTCTCGATCTGCTCGCTCATGTCGGTAAACCGTTGTCGCGCGACCAAATTTCTCAGGAATTTCAACTCGAGTCGCCCGACCAGTTGGAGGCCTTGCGCAGACGGCTTCGTGCAATGGAACGGGACGGACAATTATTATTCAATCGCCGCCAAAAATATTGCCGGGTTAACAGCAAGGATTTGATTGCCGGACGCATCATCGGTCATGCCGATGGCTTCGGATTTTTAAAGCCGGACGACGGGTCCGACGATTTATTTTTGTCTCCCCGTGAAATGCGTTCGGTTCTGCATAATGACAGAGCCGTCGCGCGAATCGCCGGTCTCGACCGGAAAGGGCGCCGCGAAGGGGCAATCGTCGAGGTGCTGGAACGGAATACCAAACAAGTGGTCGGTCGTTTTTTCACCGATAAAGGCGTTAATTACGTCGTGCCGGATAATAAAAACCTGGCTCAAGACGTGTTGATACCGGGTGATGAAACCGGCAAAGCTAAAAAAGGCGATATCGTTGTCGCCGAAATCCTGGAGCAACCGAGTAAGACCAATCAGCCCATCGGACGTGTTGCCGAGGTTCTGGGCAAGCATTTGGCTCCGGGCATGGAAATCGAGATGGCGATTCGCAGCCATGGTTTGCCGCATGTCTGGCCGGAAGAGGTTGAGCAGGAAATTCAGGCATTCAGCGATGAAGTGCCGGAAGCGGCTAAGGAAGGTCGAGTCGATTTGCGTGATGTTCCGTTGGTGACGATAGACGGCGAGGATGCGCGCGATTTCGACGATGCCGTGTATTGCCGTAAGACGGGAAAGGGCTGGAAGCTTTTTGTCGCGATCGCCGATGTGTCTCATTATGTCGCGATCAATAGCGCGTTGGATATTGAGGCCAAAAACCGCAGTACCTCGGTTTATTTTCCGGAACAGGTGATTCCGATGTTGCCGGAAATTCTTTCGAATGGACTCTGTTCTCTCAATCCTAATGTCGACCGCTTATGTATGGTCTGCGAGATGACGATCAATGCGGAAGGACAGATGACGCGTTCGTGTTTCTTCGAAGCTGTGATGCGTTCTCATGCACGCCTGACTTATACCGAAGTCGCTAGCATGCTGGTCGATGGCAACAAGGCCTTAATTAAAAAATATAAGCCTTTAATGCCGCATTTACAAGAACTGTATGCGTTGTACAAAGCCATGTGTTTAAGCCGAGAAAAACGCGGCGCAATGGATTTCGATACTCAGGAAACGCGGATTATTTTCGGTTCCGAACGTAAAATTGAAAAGATCGTTCCGGTTGTGCGTAACGATGCACATAAGCTGATTGAAGAGTTTATGATTACCGCGAACATGGCGGCAGCTAAATTTCTCAATCGCCGAAAAATGCCCAAGTTATTGAGAATTCATGACGGGCCCGGACCGGAAAAATTATTGGCGCTGAAGACCTTTTTAGGTGAATTGGGTCTGAGCTTGGGTGGTGGTGATAAGCCGACGCCGCTCGACTACATGCATCTAGTCGATAGCATTAAGGGGCGCCCGGATGCTCATTTGATTCAAACGGTTTTGTTGCGTTCGATGTCGCAAGCGGTTTACAGTCCCGATTTGAAAGGCCATTTCGGCTTGGCGCTCGAAGCCTATGCTCATTTTACGTCGCCGATTCGTCGATATCCGGACTTGTTGGTGCATCGGGCCATCCGGCATTGTTTACAAGACAAAAAGCCGGAAAGTTATCATTACGGATTTCCCGATATGGTCACGCTTGGCGAGCATTGCTCGACGAACGAGCGTCGAGCCGATGATGCGACGCGCGATGTCGTTAGTTGGCTCAAGTGCGAATACATGATGGACAAGGTCGGCGAAGAGTTTCCGGGTATTATTTCGGCGGTGACATCGTTCGGGTTCTTTGTTGAGCTTGCCGATATTTATGTCGAGGGCCTCGTGCATATCAGTAATCTTGCCCAAGATTATTTTCATTTCGATGCGGCCAGTCATCAGTTAATCGGCGAACGTACGGGTATTCGTTATCGTCTTGGCGATACCGTGCAAGTGAAAGTCGTACGCGTTAATCTTGACGACAAGAAAATCGATTTCGAACTGGTTAAGGTTACTGCCTTGGCAAAGCGCCCGAAAAAAAGACGGCGTAAAAAATGA
- a CDS encoding cytochrome c peroxidase, with amino-acid sequence MKKIIKIGLLGAMFAPTTYANQNALTDMDFHNSSSEKIKLGQFLFYDKILSGNLNISCASCHHPMAGTGDGLALPVGEGGKGLGVTRDTGSGIDAIHERVPRNAPHLFNLGAKEFVTMFHDGRLTVNPNHPSGFDSPAGDALPEGLDHSLAAQAMFPVTSTTEMAGQAGENPVGDAATADNFTEVWRLLTARVMAIDEYRDLIHQAYPGLADQNATFVHIANAIGAFEATAFRADNSRYDQYLRGEYSPSSSEKKGYKIFKDNCMSCHSGPLQTDHQFHALGIPQIGPGKGDGLFGYDDFGRERVTGNNDDRYRFRTPTLRNVAITGPWGHDGAYDTLEGMIRHHLNPEQSLDNYDIRQARLPPRNDLSEIDDIIHSDEISRADLKARIEIQPVNLTDQEIDSLLDFLKALTDTASLDMRNTVPYRVPSGLPIAD; translated from the coding sequence ATGAAAAAAATAATCAAAATAGGATTGCTCGGCGCGATGTTTGCTCCGACAACTTACGCCAACCAAAATGCCCTGACCGACATGGATTTTCACAATTCCAGTTCGGAAAAAATCAAACTAGGACAATTCCTCTTTTATGACAAAATATTATCCGGAAACCTCAATATTTCATGCGCGTCTTGCCACCATCCAATGGCCGGCACAGGTGACGGTTTGGCTTTGCCGGTCGGCGAAGGCGGCAAAGGATTAGGCGTCACGCGAGATACCGGTAGCGGCATCGACGCAATTCATGAGCGGGTACCGAGAAATGCGCCTCATTTATTCAACCTGGGCGCAAAAGAATTCGTCACCATGTTTCATGACGGGCGTTTAACGGTTAACCCTAATCACCCCTCCGGCTTCGACTCCCCGGCCGGTGACGCTTTACCTGAAGGCTTGGATCATTCTCTTGCAGCTCAAGCCATGTTTCCAGTGACTTCCACCACCGAGATGGCTGGGCAAGCCGGAGAAAACCCCGTGGGAGATGCCGCAACTGCAGATAACTTTACGGAAGTATGGAGACTGTTGACGGCTCGGGTGATGGCAATCGACGAATATCGCGACTTAATTCACCAAGCCTATCCCGGCCTCGCCGATCAGAATGCAACCTTCGTCCATATCGCCAATGCTATCGGTGCTTTCGAAGCGACTGCATTTCGTGCCGACAACAGCCGTTATGACCAATACTTAAGAGGCGAATACAGCCCCTCCTCTTCGGAAAAAAAAGGGTATAAAATTTTCAAAGACAACTGCATGTCTTGTCACAGCGGTCCTCTACAAACCGATCACCAATTTCACGCTCTGGGAATTCCACAAATTGGTCCGGGAAAAGGCGACGGATTATTCGGTTACGACGACTTCGGTCGAGAGCGCGTTACCGGAAACAATGACGATAGATATCGTTTCCGAACCCCTACTCTGCGAAACGTAGCCATTACCGGACCTTGGGGGCATGATGGCGCCTATGACACATTGGAAGGCATGATTAGACATCACCTTAACCCTGAACAAAGCCTGGATAACTACGATATCCGCCAAGCCCGCCTACCGCCTCGGAACGACTTGAGTGAAATCGATGACATCATCCACAGCGATGAAATCAGCCGTGCAGATTTAAAGGCCAGAATCGAAATTCAGCCGGTTAACCTGACCGACCAGGAAATCGACTCTTTACTCGATTTCCTGAAAGCACTAACCGACACTGCTAGCTTGGATATGCGCAATACAGTGCCCTATCGAGTACCGAGCGGCTTACCAATAGCCGATTAG
- the cysZ gene encoding sulfate transporter CysZ, translated as MKFSKKGNNPAWAVSCFFRGLRWAIKPELRKFIVIPVLINLVLYSAVLVLGYYYVADLIAHFIPDWLSWLSWVLWPLFFLSFFIAGFFTFTILANVIAAPFYGALSAKSAELITGRKLEIGEHSVNKIILAEFKRFGYLGSRALPLLIVSIIPGINIAAPFLWGLFGAWGAALEYMAYPLENAGLLFSEQRKILKSIRLGSMSFGGVTMLGLTLPIINIIVAPAAVIGATIYVLQASEGEITQ; from the coding sequence ATGAAGTTTTCCAAAAAAGGCAATAATCCGGCGTGGGCGGTGAGTTGTTTCTTTCGTGGTCTGCGTTGGGCGATTAAGCCTGAATTGCGAAAATTTATCGTGATTCCGGTTTTGATTAATCTCGTGCTTTATAGCGCGGTTTTGGTTCTCGGTTATTATTATGTGGCCGACCTTATAGCGCATTTTATCCCGGACTGGTTGTCATGGTTAAGCTGGGTTTTGTGGCCGCTGTTTTTTCTTAGTTTTTTTATCGCCGGATTTTTCACGTTTACTATTTTGGCGAATGTCATTGCGGCGCCGTTTTACGGCGCATTGTCGGCAAAATCGGCGGAACTCATTACGGGTCGAAAGCTTGAGATTGGAGAGCACTCCGTCAACAAAATCATACTGGCCGAATTCAAGCGCTTCGGCTATTTGGGTAGCAGGGCATTGCCGTTATTAATTGTATCGATCATTCCCGGCATCAATATCGCGGCGCCTTTTTTATGGGGTTTGTTCGGGGCTTGGGGGGCGGCGTTGGAATACATGGCTTATCCACTGGAGAATGCCGGTTTGTTATTTTCTGAGCAACGTAAAATACTCAAAAGTATTCGTCTAGGCTCGATGAGCTTCGGTGGCGTCACGATGTTAGGTCTAACGTTGCCGATAATAAATATCATCGTTGCGCCGGCCGCCGTGATTGGGGCGACTATTTATGTGTTGCAGGCGAGTGAAGGCGAGATCACGCAATGA
- the mtnA gene encoding S-methyl-5-thioribose-1-phosphate isomerase, giving the protein MTEPKQLAVQALQWTGDSLKVLDQRLLPETIVYEDYRDAPGVAEAIKTMRVRGAPAIGIAAAYGVALSVKQHCHDRSVNWSDKVFADIERLAASRPTAVNLFWALDRMKALLNSQPEDPVAATQALAIQIHQDDIAANHRIGELGAEIIGGTKGVLTHCNAGALATGGYGTALGVIRSACRRGLNKVFAGETRPWLQGARLTVWELAQDGIAATLIADSAAAWLMKSGAVDWIVVGADRIAANGDTANKIGTYSLAVLAKQHGIKLMVAAPLSTIDWNLADGSGIEIEQRASNELLPDSYNKESLVGAWNPVFDVTPAELIAAIVTERGVVLNPSENGMEGLK; this is encoded by the coding sequence ATGACTGAACCTAAACAATTAGCGGTACAAGCCCTGCAATGGACAGGCGATTCGTTAAAAGTCCTGGATCAAAGGCTGCTTCCCGAAACTATCGTTTATGAAGATTACCGTGATGCGCCGGGAGTCGCTGAAGCCATAAAAACGATGCGTGTGCGCGGAGCGCCCGCGATCGGTATTGCGGCGGCTTATGGCGTAGCGTTATCGGTGAAGCAACATTGTCACGATCGTTCTGTAAATTGGTCTGATAAAGTGTTTGCCGATATAGAGCGACTGGCGGCATCGCGCCCGACCGCAGTCAATTTATTTTGGGCCTTGGACCGGATGAAAGCGCTTTTAAATTCCCAGCCGGAAGATCCGGTGGCGGCAACACAAGCCTTGGCTATACAAATTCATCAGGACGATATTGCCGCGAATCATCGAATCGGCGAGTTGGGCGCCGAAATTATCGGTGGGACTAAAGGCGTTTTGACGCATTGTAATGCCGGCGCCTTGGCGACAGGCGGTTACGGTACCGCGCTCGGCGTGATTCGGAGCGCCTGCCGGCGAGGGTTAAATAAAGTCTTTGCCGGAGAAACCCGTCCTTGGCTACAAGGCGCCCGACTAACCGTTTGGGAATTGGCTCAAGACGGCATTGCGGCGACTTTGATAGCCGATTCGGCGGCCGCCTGGTTAATGAAGTCGGGCGCGGTCGATTGGATTGTCGTCGGTGCCGATCGAATCGCCGCAAATGGGGATACCGCAAACAAAATCGGCACCTATTCGCTGGCGGTGTTGGCAAAGCAACATGGCATCAAGTTAATGGTAGCTGCTCCATTATCGACGATCGATTGGAATCTTGCCGATGGTAGCGGTATTGAAATCGAACAGCGAGCATCGAATGAGTTGTTGCCGGATAGTTATAATAAGGAATCCTTGGTCGGTGCTTGGAATCCGGTGTTTGATGTGACCCCGGCCGAATTGATTGCGGCGATCGTGACCGAACGCGGCGTGGTATTGAATCCATCGGAAAATGGTATGGAGGGACTGAAATAA
- a CDS encoding TRZ/ATZ family hydrolase: MKVDIAINARWIIPVEPESVTYEHHTLIIDKGRIVDLLPTMEASQKYHADSVENLDRHALIPGLVNCHTHAAMTLLRGIADDLHLMDWLQNHIWPLENQWVGEAFVRDGTDLAIAEMIRGGTTCFNDMYFFPEITAQQAIHHGIRAGIGMILIDFPSAWAENADRYIEKGLELHDRLRHEPLIITPFAPHAPYTVSDEPLHKVRTFADELDVPVHMHVHETRHEVDEAYEKNGKRPMERLNDLGLINPSFIAVHMTQLTDSEIELFAQSGAHIVHCPESNLKLASGFCPVAKCLDAGINVALGTDGAASNNDLDMFGEMRSAALLGKAVANDASAIPAMTALKMATINGAKALGLGDEIGSLAIGKSADIAAIDLSGIETQPLYCAVSQIVYAASRQNVTDVWVNGKRLLKQQRLTTLDLADLTIKIEAWRQRLFQ; encoded by the coding sequence ATGAAAGTCGATATTGCTATCAATGCCCGCTGGATTATACCCGTTGAGCCCGAATCCGTAACCTACGAGCACCATACGTTGATTATCGACAAAGGTCGAATCGTCGACCTATTGCCGACAATGGAAGCCTCGCAAAAATACCATGCCGATTCGGTGGAGAATCTCGACCGTCATGCCCTCATTCCCGGCCTAGTCAACTGCCATACTCATGCCGCGATGACACTATTGCGAGGCATTGCCGACGATTTACATTTAATGGACTGGCTGCAAAATCATATCTGGCCGCTCGAAAACCAATGGGTCGGCGAGGCTTTCGTCCGGGACGGCACTGATCTCGCGATCGCCGAAATGATACGCGGCGGCACGACCTGTTTTAACGATATGTATTTTTTCCCGGAAATCACCGCGCAGCAGGCGATACATCACGGCATACGCGCAGGAATCGGCATGATTCTCATCGACTTTCCGTCCGCCTGGGCCGAGAATGCCGACCGTTATATCGAAAAAGGCCTGGAACTGCACGACCGTCTCCGCCACGAACCATTGATCATAACACCGTTTGCGCCGCATGCACCTTACACGGTCTCGGATGAACCGTTGCATAAAGTCAGAACTTTCGCAGACGAACTCGATGTGCCGGTACACATGCATGTTCACGAAACCCGGCACGAAGTCGATGAGGCCTATGAAAAAAACGGTAAACGCCCAATGGAAAGATTGAACGATCTTGGCTTGATCAATCCCTCGTTTATCGCCGTCCATATGACGCAATTAACTGACAGTGAAATCGAGCTGTTTGCCCAGTCAGGAGCGCATATCGTGCATTGCCCGGAATCCAATTTGAAACTAGCTAGCGGCTTTTGCCCGGTCGCGAAATGCCTCGATGCAGGAATCAATGTCGCACTGGGTACAGATGGGGCGGCCAGCAATAACGACCTGGATATGTTTGGCGAAATGCGTAGTGCCGCGCTTCTAGGGAAAGCCGTCGCGAACGATGCGTCCGCGATTCCGGCCATGACTGCGCTTAAAATGGCGACAATCAACGGCGCCAAAGCCTTGGGTCTCGGCGACGAAATCGGATCGTTGGCTATCGGAAAATCGGCCGATATCGCGGCGATTGATTTGAGCGGTATCGAAACCCAACCCTTATATTGTGCTGTCTCGCAAATCGTTTACGCGGCAAGCCGACAAAACGTTACCGACGTTTGGGTAAACGGCAAACGCTTATTGAAACAACAGCGCCTGACAACACTTGATCTTGCCGATTTAACGATCAAAATCGAAGCATGGCGGCAGCGTTTGTTTCAATAA
- the ubiG gene encoding bifunctional 2-polyprenyl-6-hydroxyphenol methylase/3-demethylubiquinol 3-O-methyltransferase UbiG, with protein sequence MTVTDNVHLHEINKFGSLAERWWDVSGEFKTLHDINPLRIRFIQEHAEINGKRIVDVGCGGGILSEGLAKNGADVLGIDLSEELIDIADLHGLESGVNAHYRKISAEALADEQPEGFDHVTCMEMLEHVPDPASIVKACAKLVKPGGTVFFSTLNRKPKAYLLAIVAAEYVLRMLPKGTHDFKTFIKPSELSRWARETGLELQSMAGIEYNPLTKRFSLGKDIDVNYLAAFKRKD encoded by the coding sequence ATGACAGTTACAGACAACGTACATCTTCACGAAATAAATAAATTCGGCTCGCTCGCGGAACGCTGGTGGGATGTTTCCGGCGAGTTCAAAACTTTACACGATATCAATCCACTGCGAATCCGTTTCATTCAAGAGCATGCGGAGATTAACGGCAAACGTATCGTGGATGTCGGTTGCGGCGGCGGAATACTTTCCGAAGGACTGGCTAAAAACGGCGCCGATGTGCTCGGCATCGACTTGAGCGAGGAATTGATCGATATCGCCGATCTGCACGGACTGGAGTCGGGCGTCAACGCGCATTACCGCAAAATTAGCGCCGAAGCCTTGGCCGATGAACAACCCGAAGGTTTCGACCATGTAACTTGCATGGAAATGCTCGAGCACGTTCCCGATCCGGCATCTATCGTCAAAGCCTGTGCGAAACTAGTTAAGCCCGGCGGCACGGTATTTTTCTCGACGCTGAACCGTAAGCCGAAAGCCTATTTATTGGCCATCGTTGCAGCGGAGTATGTATTGAGAATGCTGCCTAAAGGAACACACGATTTCAAAACCTTTATTAAACCTTCTGAGCTGAGCCGCTGGGCACGCGAAACCGGGCTTGAACTACAAAGCATGGCCGGTATTGAATACAATCCTCTGACCAAACGCTTCAGTCTCGGCAAGGACATCGACGTTAACTATCTTGCCGCTTTCAAACGAAAAGACTGA
- a CDS encoding HAD-IA family hydrolase: MVCDFKLSCVLFDLDGTLVDTAPDLIACLNHALLEHGFANAPEESVKPYISYGAAAMVKAGISDTVSDDIRQAILKTMLDRYQHNIAEFTVFFDGMPQLLEAIESQGLKWGVVTNKLKRYTDPLMQALDLTRRAACIVSGDSTGNSKPHPEPMLEGCRLAEVMPHECVYIGDASHDIEAGRNVGMKTLAALYGYLKPEDVPENWGADALIEHPRQIDSWIKSTLCN, from the coding sequence ATGGTCTGCGATTTTAAACTTTCTTGCGTGCTATTCGATCTCGACGGAACACTCGTCGATACCGCACCGGACCTAATTGCCTGCTTGAATCATGCTTTGCTTGAACACGGCTTTGCGAATGCCCCAGAAGAATCGGTTAAGCCCTATATCTCATATGGTGCTGCGGCGATGGTTAAAGCCGGCATTAGCGATACCGTCAGTGATGACATTCGGCAGGCGATTCTAAAAACAATGCTCGACCGATATCAACACAATATCGCCGAATTCACGGTTTTTTTCGACGGCATGCCCCAATTACTTGAAGCCATTGAGTCACAAGGCCTTAAATGGGGGGTCGTGACCAATAAGCTTAAACGCTACACCGACCCGCTGATGCAAGCGCTCGATCTGACGCGACGAGCAGCCTGTATCGTCAGCGGCGACAGCACCGGCAACAGCAAGCCGCACCCCGAGCCGATGCTGGAAGGCTGCCGACTGGCCGAAGTAATGCCACACGAATGTGTTTATATCGGCGATGCGAGCCACGATATCGAGGCCGGAAGAAATGTCGGCATGAAAACCCTGGCCGCGTTATACGGCTATTTAAAGCCGGAGGATGTTCCCGAGAATTGGGGCGCCGATGCCTTGATCGAACATCCTCGGCAAATCGATTCATGGATAAAATCAACACTATGCAATTAA
- a CDS encoding SDR family NAD(P)-dependent oxidoreductase, translated as MQLTGKVILITGAGGGLGGTAALALAKQGAQVILLDKIIAKLETVYDKIVAAGAPEPIMYPFDLAGANENDYQELADRIEAKYGSLQGLLHSAVEFSAFEPLVLHNTKDWGHSLNVNLNAPFILCKVLLPIMQKSDFASIVFTSDSKARTGQAYSASYGVSKIALEGLAKILAEELESEGKIRVNTLIPGPIDSPFRKKAYPAEDKSLLPAMSSLNEIYTYLFSADSIDLTGRIIDAQTFKQQPTN; from the coding sequence ATGCAATTAACAGGAAAGGTTATTTTGATCACGGGCGCAGGCGGCGGTCTTGGCGGTACAGCTGCCTTGGCTCTCGCCAAACAAGGCGCTCAGGTCATTTTACTGGACAAAATCATCGCCAAACTGGAAACGGTTTACGACAAGATCGTCGCAGCCGGCGCACCGGAACCCATCATGTACCCTTTTGATTTGGCCGGCGCAAACGAAAACGATTACCAGGAACTCGCCGACCGCATCGAAGCAAAATACGGCTCGCTGCAAGGCTTGCTGCATTCGGCAGTCGAATTCAGCGCATTCGAGCCTTTAGTCTTGCATAACACCAAAGACTGGGGGCATTCGTTGAATGTCAATCTGAATGCACCCTTTATACTATGTAAAGTCTTGTTGCCGATCATGCAAAAAAGCGATTTCGCTTCTATCGTATTTACGTCGGATTCCAAGGCGAGAACCGGCCAAGCCTATTCGGCGTCTTACGGCGTATCGAAAATCGCGCTGGAGGGTTTGGCTAAGATACTGGCGGAAGAATTAGAGTCGGAAGGAAAAATCAGGGTTAACACCTTAATTCCTGGGCCTATCGATTCTCCATTTCGAAAAAAAGCCTACCCGGCCGAGGATAAAAGCCTGCTACCGGCAATGTCCTCATTAAATGAGATTTATACCTATCTTTTCAGCGCCGACAGCATCGATCTAACCGGTCGCATCATCGACGCGCAAACCTTTAAGCAACAACCAACAAATTAG
- the sufT gene encoding putative Fe-S cluster assembly protein SufT: MAERESIVLTRDVNIVTIPDGNNGTLSKGTVVTIHQSLGNNYTVVTDYGHMVRINSADADALGKEPHELHTLVRDTDPDAVEKNCWEVMKTVYDPEIPVNIVDLGLVYNCVVTPTGEGKNRVDIQMTLTAPGCGMGPVIQSDVEKAIRALPGVERVNVEVVLDPPWSRHMMSEVAQVQLGLF, translated from the coding sequence ATGGCTGAAAGAGAAAGCATCGTTTTAACGCGGGATGTCAATATCGTCACGATTCCCGACGGCAATAACGGCACCTTGAGCAAAGGAACCGTCGTCACGATCCATCAATCGCTCGGTAACAACTACACAGTTGTCACCGATTACGGACACATGGTACGCATCAACAGCGCCGATGCCGACGCATTGGGCAAAGAGCCTCACGAGCTCCACACCTTGGTCCGCGACACGGATCCTGATGCAGTCGAGAAAAACTGTTGGGAGGTCATGAAAACGGTCTATGACCCAGAGATCCCCGTCAACATCGTCGATTTGGGACTGGTTTATAACTGCGTGGTCACACCGACCGGGGAAGGCAAAAACAGGGTCGACATTCAAATGACGTTGACCGCACCCGGTTGCGGCATGGGCCCCGTCATTCAAAGCGATGTCGAAAAAGCGATACGCGCGCTGCCCGGCGTCGAAAGGGTCAATGTTGAAGTCGTACTCGATCCGCCCTGGTCGAGACACATGATGTCGGAAGTCGCCCAGGTGCAGTTGGGGTTGTTTTGA
- a CDS encoding BrnT family toxin, translating to MDIHFEKNGVLFVWDERKAASNPRKHDRVTFEQATEAFFDPFLKLVDAGRNDEARDAVIGYDASGRLLFVVHVEIEGEAIRLISARKATVTERNHYDL from the coding sequence ATGGATATTCACTTCGAGAAAAACGGCGTGCTGTTTGTTTGGGATGAACGCAAGGCGGCCAGCAATCCGCGCAAACATGATAGGGTGACCTTCGAGCAGGCTACCGAGGCGTTTTTCGATCCGTTTTTGAAACTAGTCGATGCTGGACGTAACGACGAAGCGCGCGATGCCGTGATCGGTTATGACGCATCGGGACGCTTGTTGTTTGTGGTGCATGTCGAAATCGAAGGCGAAGCCATCCGCTTAATTTCCGCCCGCAAGGCAACCGTTACGGAGCGCAACCATTATGATCTCTGA